A genomic stretch from Limanda limanda chromosome 11, fLimLim1.1, whole genome shotgun sequence includes:
- the LOC133014692 gene encoding hairy/enhancer-of-split related with YRPW motif protein 1-like translates to MKRSHNYSSSDSDLDDSVDVEKDSGDENGQIDSHGSMSPSTTTQVQARKRRRGIIEKRRRDRINNSLSELRRLVPSAFEKQGSAKLEKAEILQMTVDHLKMLHASGGKGYFEAHALAKDYRSLGFRECLAETARYLSIIEGRDSTDPLRVRLVSHLSNCASQREVHSGLEHLAWGSAYGPAPAHLPHPLLLQHPQGRTPASRSNSSPPSSSPSSSSSSSSSTEASGTSRLGVMPPTESLRVSLPLALPVPTSKLSPPLLSSLSSLSVFPLSFGTFPLVSPTARSTVSPSSTLSKPYRPWGTEIGAF, encoded by the exons ATGAAGAGAAGCCACAATTACAGCTCGTCAGACAGCGACCTGGACGACAGTGTTGATGTGGAGAAGGACAGTGGAGATGAAAATGG ACAAATTGATTCTCACGGCTCCATGTCGCCCTCCACCACCACGCAAGTTCAAGCCAGAAAAAGGCGCAGAGGG ATTATTGAGAAAAGGAGACGTGACCGTATCAACAACAGTCTCTCAGAGCTGAGGAGACTGGTGCCAAGTGCCTTTGAGAAACAG GGTTCAGCGAAACTGGAAAAAGCTGAAATACTGCAAATGACCGTGGACCATTTGAAAATGCTTCATGCATCTGGAGGCAAAG GTTACTTTGAGGCTCATGCTCTTGCTAAGGATTACCGCAGCCTGGGCTTCAGGGAGTGCCTGGCAGAGACCGCCCGCTACCTGAGCATCATCGAGGGCCGGGACAGCACGGACCCCCTCCGCGTGCGCCTGGTGTCCCACCTCAGTAACTGTGCCTCTCAGAGGGAGGTGCACTCTGGACTGGAACACTTGGCCTGGGGCTCTGCCTACGGACCTGCCCCGGCCCACCtcccccaccctctcctcctgcaaCACCCCCAGGGCAGGACACCTGCATCCAGGAGCAACAGTagccctccctcttcctccccttcctcctcttcatcctcctcatcctccactgaGGCATCTGGGACCTCCAGACTCGGTGTCATGCCCCCCACAGAGTCCCTCAGGGTGTCGCTGCCCCTCGCTTTGCCTGTGCCAACATCAAAGCTGTCGCCGCCGCTCCTGTCATCCCTCTCCTCGCTTTCGGTCTTCCCCCTCTCCTTCGGTACTTTCCCTCTCGTCTCCCCGACCGCCCGCAGCACTGTGAgcccctcctccaccctgtCCAAGCCTTACAGGCCTTGGGGCACAGAGATTGGGGCCTTCTGA